From a region of the Streptomyces sp. NBC_01454 genome:
- a CDS encoding acyl-CoA carboxylase epsilon subunit, producing MSTTTDASTVTGEAGPVGTDVSTVAGPLIAATAPLVEHPPTAAGTATVGAGTPTVERTPRDGSPAAGIAVPPADGCPVPEEVPESWLRIEKGSAGPEEIAALSVVLCERIAALRALAAPVDADERPAGRLHARRHRPHRSACWSGCWSC from the coding sequence ATGAGCACCACCACGGACGCGAGCACCGTCACCGGCGAGGCCGGACCCGTCGGCACGGACGTCTCCACCGTCGCCGGCCCCCTCATCGCTGCCACCGCCCCCCTCGTGGAGCACCCACCCACCGCCGCGGGCACGGCCACCGTCGGTGCGGGCACTCCCACGGTCGAGCGCACGCCCCGTGACGGGAGCCCGGCCGCCGGCATCGCCGTGCCGCCCGCCGACGGCTGTCCGGTGCCCGAGGAGGTGCCCGAGTCCTGGCTGCGCATCGAGAAGGGCAGTGCCGGGCCGGAAGAGATCGCCGCCCTCAGCGTCGTGCTGTGCGAGCGGATCGCCGCGCTGCGCGCCCTCGCCGCGCCCGTCGACGCGGACGAACGGCCCGCCGGCCGGCTCCACGCACGGCGTCACCGCCCCCACCGGTCGGCCTGCTGGTCGGGCTGCTGGAGCTGCTGA